In one Spirosoma rigui genomic region, the following are encoded:
- a CDS encoding N-acyl-D-amino-acid deacylase family protein produces the protein MLRCFLVLFLLVSSRVHAQRYDIVIRNGRVIDGTGNPWIRADVGIKDGRISTIGPIDAANATRTIDASGLIVAPGFIDVHTHVEGSLNAQPEAPNFTYDGVTTIITGNCGGSSANLQAYFDTLRRQGMSVNVGSLIGHNTVRMKVMKLAFREPTAREQANMEGLVEQAMRDGAVGLSTGLIYTPGTYARTAEVVNLAKVAARYGGIYASHIRNEGQNVKQAVAEAIQISREAGIPVEISHFKVASKPLWGKSTETVELVEAARREGLDVTVDQYPYTASSTSLASIVPTWALADGDSAVLARFRDPAMRAKIRTEMLDGLKKNLRKNYEYAVVAVYKPDSTLNGLSISTINKQMGRKQTAATEADLILDLMERATLNRIQMVYHTMAETDVETILRYPNTMIASDAGVAKLGSGMPHPRAYGTNARVLGRYVRERHVIPLEEAIRRMTSLPAQRFRLTDRGLLRPGYAADLVLFDEKTVSDQATYDQPHAYTTGIPWVLVNGIPVVENGQHTGQRPGQLLLGPGYVQPK, from the coding sequence ATGCTACGTTGTTTCCTTGTCCTGTTCCTGCTGGTTTCTTCCCGGGTTCACGCCCAGCGCTACGACATCGTCATCAGAAATGGCCGCGTTATCGATGGTACCGGCAACCCGTGGATACGTGCCGACGTAGGCATCAAAGACGGTCGCATCAGTACCATTGGACCAATCGACGCGGCCAACGCAACACGAACGATTGACGCCAGCGGTCTTATCGTGGCACCCGGCTTTATCGATGTCCATACGCACGTAGAAGGTAGTCTGAACGCCCAACCTGAAGCGCCCAACTTCACCTACGACGGGGTGACAACCATAATTACGGGTAACTGTGGCGGATCGAGCGCCAACCTGCAGGCGTATTTCGACACCCTTCGCCGGCAGGGAATGTCGGTGAATGTAGGCTCGTTGATTGGCCACAATACAGTCCGCATGAAGGTTATGAAGCTGGCCTTCCGGGAGCCGACCGCCCGCGAGCAGGCCAATATGGAAGGCCTCGTGGAGCAGGCTATGCGCGATGGCGCGGTGGGCCTGTCTACGGGTCTGATCTACACACCCGGTACTTACGCCCGTACGGCGGAAGTGGTCAATCTGGCGAAGGTAGCCGCCCGCTACGGGGGTATATACGCGTCGCACATCCGTAATGAAGGGCAGAACGTTAAACAGGCCGTCGCAGAAGCGATCCAGATCAGTCGGGAGGCTGGCATACCCGTCGAGATATCCCATTTCAAAGTGGCCAGCAAGCCTCTCTGGGGCAAGAGTACCGAAACGGTAGAACTGGTAGAAGCCGCCCGACGCGAGGGGCTCGACGTGACCGTAGACCAGTACCCCTACACCGCGTCCAGTACATCGCTGGCGAGTATTGTTCCCACCTGGGCGCTGGCCGATGGCGATTCGGCGGTACTGGCCCGTTTTCGAGACCCGGCTATGCGCGCTAAAATCCGGACGGAGATGCTCGATGGTCTGAAGAAGAACCTGCGCAAAAACTACGAATATGCCGTTGTAGCCGTATACAAGCCCGATTCAACGCTCAACGGATTGAGCATCAGCACGATCAATAAACAGATGGGGCGCAAACAAACAGCCGCTACCGAAGCCGATCTGATTTTGGACCTCATGGAGCGCGCTACGCTGAACCGCATACAGATGGTGTACCATACAATGGCTGAAACTGACGTTGAAACTATTCTGCGCTACCCCAACACCATGATCGCGTCGGATGCCGGGGTTGCCAAACTAGGGTCGGGAATGCCGCATCCGCGTGCCTACGGCACCAATGCCCGCGTGCTGGGCCGCTACGTACGGGAACGGCACGTTATCCCGCTGGAAGAAGCCATCCGGCGGATGACATCGCTGCCCGCCCAGCGGTTCCGCCTGACCGACCGGGGGTTACTACGGCCCGGCTACGCTGCGGATCTTGTGCTGTTCGACGAGAAAACTGTATCTGACCAGGCAACCTATGACCAGCCCCATGCCTACACAACGGGGATTCCGTGGGTGTTGGTGAACGGTATTCCCGTTGTCGAAAACGGGCAGCACACGGGGCAACGCCCCGGACAGCTGCTACTGGGTCCGGGCTATGTGCAGCCAAAATAA
- a CDS encoding trehalase family glycosidase, with the protein MISPPLPSPDQLLGDLFDDVQLGNVFADSKTFVDCIPKQDPPSLLALYDKEKTEPGFDLSAFVRAHFTLPLAVASDYVSDTSISTAEHINRLWERLTRSADIPVGTKPDTYDSRVPLPYPYIVPGGRFREIFYWDTYFTMLGLGECVPGKPTPATDSADEPAPTDLIRSMLDNFAYLIDQFGFIPNGNRTYFLSRSQPPYFSLMVQLLAEREGPAILAQYLPQLQREYKFWQKGAGELNSNRSTVCRMVQLPTGGQLNRYWDDTPTPRPEAYRQEIELTEKTDKLGIAPETVYTHIRAACESGWDFSSRWQTDPNSLATIRTIDIVPVDLNCLLYHLEVTLRDASRQAGFTDEANRFDALATIRRQLIQKTFWNEDTGFYHDFDTATNGPTPALTLAGVFPLFFNLATPQQASRVHDRLKADFLHTGGWVTTLQASTEQWDWPNGWAPLQWIVYQGLVNYGFTETARQGRDHWLALNDKVFKATGKMMEKYNVVDASLTTGGGEYANQDGFGWTNGVYLRLLSERGTGPA; encoded by the coding sequence ATGATTAGTCCCCCCCTACCCTCGCCCGATCAGCTTCTGGGCGACCTGTTTGACGATGTGCAGCTGGGTAACGTTTTTGCTGACTCCAAAACATTTGTTGACTGCATTCCCAAACAGGACCCACCAAGTCTGCTGGCCCTGTATGACAAAGAAAAAACCGAGCCCGGTTTCGATTTAAGTGCGTTCGTACGAGCGCATTTCACGCTGCCGCTGGCCGTTGCCTCCGACTACGTCAGTGATACGTCTATCAGCACCGCCGAGCATATCAACCGGCTCTGGGAACGGCTCACCCGCTCGGCCGACATACCGGTTGGTACCAAGCCCGATACCTACGATTCACGCGTTCCCCTGCCTTACCCGTACATTGTACCGGGCGGTCGGTTCCGGGAAATTTTCTACTGGGATACCTACTTCACCATGCTGGGCCTGGGGGAGTGTGTTCCTGGCAAGCCAACACCAGCAACGGACTCGGCCGACGAACCGGCTCCCACCGACCTGATCCGGTCGATGCTCGATAACTTCGCGTACCTCATCGACCAGTTCGGCTTCATTCCCAACGGCAACCGAACATATTTCCTAAGCCGCTCCCAGCCGCCTTACTTCTCGCTTATGGTGCAGCTACTGGCCGAACGGGAGGGGCCTGCCATACTCGCGCAGTACCTGCCCCAACTCCAGCGGGAATACAAATTCTGGCAGAAAGGAGCCGGTGAGTTGAACAGCAACCGGTCGACCGTCTGCCGGATGGTGCAACTGCCAACGGGTGGTCAACTCAACCGATACTGGGACGATACGCCGACGCCCCGCCCTGAAGCCTACCGGCAGGAAATAGAGCTGACCGAGAAAACCGATAAACTGGGCATCGCCCCGGAAACCGTCTATACCCACATCCGGGCCGCCTGCGAGTCGGGCTGGGATTTTAGCAGCCGCTGGCAAACCGACCCCAATAGTCTGGCCACCATTCGCACCATCGACATTGTACCCGTCGATTTAAACTGCCTGCTCTATCACTTGGAAGTTACCCTGCGCGATGCCAGCCGGCAGGCCGGATTCACCGATGAAGCCAACCGATTCGATGCGCTGGCGACTATTCGTCGGCAGCTTATCCAAAAAACGTTCTGGAACGAGGACACCGGTTTTTACCACGATTTCGACACGGCTACCAACGGGCCTACGCCCGCGTTAACTTTGGCAGGGGTATTCCCCCTGTTTTTCAACCTGGCCACCCCGCAGCAGGCAAGCCGGGTCCACGACCGGCTAAAAGCCGATTTCCTGCACACGGGCGGCTGGGTAACCACTCTTCAGGCCAGCACGGAACAGTGGGACTGGCCCAATGGCTGGGCTCCTTTGCAGTGGATTGTCTACCAGGGGCTGGTCAACTACGGATTCACCGAAACTGCCCGTCAGGGGCGTGACCATTGGCTGGCCCTGAACGACAAAGTGTTCAAAGCTACGGGGAAGATGATGGAGAAATACAACGTAGTGGACGCATCCCTGACAACCGGCGGGGGCGAGTACGCCAACCAGGACGGCTTCGGCTGGACAAACGGCGTGTATCTGAGACTCCTGAGCGAACGCGGAACCGGCCCGGCCTAA
- a CDS encoding glycerol-3-phosphate dehydrogenase/oxidase encodes MNREQSLKRLREETVDICIIGAGASGAGAALDAALRGYRVALIDRGDISGETSSRSTKLIHGGVRYLEQAIKKLDLAQLRQVRHGLAERRTVIRNAPHLAHPLALLTPVFSAFEGLYITIGLTLYDLIARQDSFPKGRWLNRVQALAKMPTLTPRMHSAVLYYDGQLNDARYALALAHSASEAGATVANYVTVTGFERTNGRLETAIGRDELTGEAVEIKARLFLNCTGPYADTIRLLANEGMERRIRPSKGVHIVLPRETLQSDCAMLIPSTADGRVVFAIPFDDKVLVGTTDDDYTDLTKEPVLEPQEVDYLLDTLRPYLAKTPDKADVQAGFGGIRPLIVSSRSDTKTLLRDHEVEHDPTSNLLSLLGGKWTTYRLMAQDAIDRAGELLGKSAPSSTETHFLVGGENYRFDDWQRLASQYGLPADVCQHLMRTYGTRAEQVAKLSREQPQFAQKVADSLPYLNAEVVYQVRHEMAVTLRDVLARRWRLELADWQLTSRVTPTVAGLMAGELGWSDSHSLAQIASYRSLLTSFVSQAGLPALQSELSQA; translated from the coding sequence ATGAATCGGGAACAGAGTTTAAAGCGGCTGCGGGAAGAGACAGTTGATATTTGCATCATTGGCGCGGGGGCCAGCGGAGCCGGAGCGGCCCTCGATGCGGCCCTGCGCGGGTACCGGGTGGCCCTCATCGACCGGGGTGATATCTCGGGAGAAACGTCGTCGCGCTCGACCAAACTGATCCACGGTGGGGTTCGCTATTTGGAGCAGGCCATCAAAAAACTTGATCTGGCTCAGTTGCGACAAGTGCGGCACGGACTGGCCGAGCGCCGGACCGTTATTCGGAACGCCCCCCACCTGGCTCACCCGCTGGCGTTGCTTACCCCCGTCTTCAGTGCGTTCGAAGGCTTGTACATCACCATTGGCCTTACCCTCTATGACCTCATTGCCCGCCAGGATTCGTTTCCGAAAGGACGGTGGCTGAACCGGGTGCAGGCCCTGGCCAAAATGCCGACGCTGACGCCCCGTATGCACAGTGCGGTTTTGTACTACGACGGCCAGCTGAACGATGCCCGTTACGCACTGGCCCTGGCTCATTCGGCCAGCGAAGCAGGGGCTACCGTTGCGAACTACGTTACCGTAACTGGATTTGAACGTACTAACGGCCGGCTGGAAACGGCTATCGGACGCGACGAGCTTACGGGCGAAGCGGTCGAGATCAAAGCCCGGCTTTTCCTGAATTGTACCGGTCCTTACGCCGACACCATTCGTCTGCTGGCTAATGAGGGTATGGAGCGCCGGATTCGCCCCAGCAAAGGCGTCCATATTGTGCTGCCGCGCGAAACCCTGCAAAGTGACTGTGCTATGCTGATTCCCAGTACCGCCGATGGCCGGGTTGTTTTTGCCATTCCGTTCGATGATAAAGTCTTAGTGGGTACCACCGACGATGATTACACCGATTTGACGAAAGAGCCAGTACTGGAACCACAGGAGGTCGACTACCTGCTCGATACGCTACGCCCTTACCTCGCCAAAACGCCCGACAAAGCCGATGTTCAGGCTGGTTTTGGCGGTATCCGGCCGCTGATCGTCAGCAGCCGCTCTGACACCAAAACGCTGTTGCGCGACCATGAAGTGGAGCATGATCCCACCTCCAACCTGTTGAGTTTACTGGGAGGTAAATGGACCACCTACCGGCTAATGGCCCAGGATGCCATTGACCGGGCTGGCGAACTGCTCGGCAAATCGGCTCCGAGTTCGACCGAAACGCACTTTCTGGTGGGTGGCGAAAACTACCGCTTCGACGACTGGCAGCGACTGGCCAGCCAATACGGACTCCCTGCCGACGTATGTCAGCACCTGATGCGTACCTATGGCACACGCGCCGAACAGGTTGCCAAACTAAGCCGGGAACAACCGCAGTTTGCCCAAAAAGTAGCCGATAGTCTACCCTATCTGAATGCCGAAGTCGTTTATCAGGTACGGCATGAAATGGCGGTAACGCTCCGGGACGTACTGGCCCGGCGCTGGCGGCTCGAACTCGCCGACTGGCAGCTCACCAGCCGCGTAACCCCCACCGTAGCCGGGTTAATGGCTGGTGAACTGGGGTGGAGCGACAGCCATTCCCTAGCCCAGATCGCGTCGTACCGATCGTTGCTTACATCCTTTGTGAGCCAGGCCGGTCTGCCCGCGCTGCAATCAGAACTGTCGCAGGCTTAA
- a CDS encoding nucleoside hydrolase produces the protein MTRFLLVLFGLLLTLTIGQSRGQSTRRPAPVPVIFDTDMGPDYDDIGAIAILHALADRGEATVLATIASTKYANVAPVLSVLNTYFKRPGIPIGVPKGNAITDRDVQHWSDTLIARYPHAVRSNASVPDAISLYRQLLARQPDRSVTIISVGFMTNLANLLASKADTYSPLSGKELVSRKVKQLVSMAGKFPAGKEYNVYRDIPASKAVFAAWPTPILLSGFEIGEQIHSGLPLIKNPNIRKSPVKDVFAISMPKAKEDAGGRMSWDQTAVLVGIKGYAPYYTVKSGRLTMNGDGSNGWNAAAKGHQYLVPKMPVSQVETLINDLMQHQPIARR, from the coding sequence ATGACCCGCTTCCTGCTTGTTTTGTTTGGACTGCTGCTCACGCTGACGATCGGTCAGAGCCGGGGCCAGTCGACCCGTCGGCCCGCCCCCGTTCCGGTTATCTTCGATACGGATATGGGACCTGACTATGACGATATAGGCGCCATTGCCATACTCCACGCCCTCGCCGACAGAGGAGAAGCTACCGTTCTGGCCACTATTGCCAGTACCAAATATGCCAACGTAGCGCCGGTACTTAGCGTCCTGAATACGTATTTTAAACGGCCCGGTATACCCATTGGCGTTCCCAAAGGCAATGCCATCACCGACCGGGATGTACAGCACTGGTCAGATACCCTCATTGCCCGCTACCCGCATGCCGTACGGAGCAACGCCAGCGTTCCCGATGCCATTTCCTTGTACCGGCAACTGCTGGCCAGGCAGCCCGACCGGAGCGTAACGATTATTTCGGTTGGGTTTATGACCAACCTGGCCAACCTGCTGGCGTCCAAAGCTGATACGTATTCACCCCTGTCGGGTAAAGAGCTGGTTAGCCGGAAAGTGAAGCAGCTGGTGAGTATGGCGGGCAAATTTCCGGCGGGTAAAGAGTACAATGTTTACAGGGACATTCCGGCTTCCAAAGCTGTTTTTGCCGCCTGGCCCACGCCCATTTTGCTAAGCGGTTTCGAAATTGGTGAACAAATTCATAGTGGTCTGCCCCTCATAAAAAACCCGAACATCCGGAAAAGCCCGGTTAAAGATGTGTTCGCTATTAGCATGCCCAAAGCAAAAGAAGATGCCGGAGGACGAATGAGCTGGGACCAAACGGCCGTATTGGTCGGCATCAAAGGCTATGCTCCGTATTATACCGTGAAATCCGGTCGCCTAACGATGAATGGTGATGGGTCAAACGGCTGGAACGCAGCAGCGAAGGGGCATCAATACCTGGTTCCGAAAATGCCGGTCTCCCAGGTCGAAACGCTCATCAACGACCTTATGCAGCATCAACCGATTGCCCGTCGCTGA
- a CDS encoding glutathionylspermidine synthase family protein, which produces MLLKSLPVAPDTQLRNLGWDWMIGQDTLPYLTNEVVPVSAAEAEAYYEAANELFDMFVAAGQHVIDNNRFAELGIPDNLVELIKLTWNDDRNIHLYGRFDLAGGIDGQPIKLIEFNADTATCLPETAVVQYAHLRANGLDESHQFNTVFETLTSQFEELLAQHPDLQPTLLLSAMRGFPEDDTNVALIGEAAREAGFETEFDFIDSVEFSADEGIFWQNPKNGQFEKLDFWFKLVPWESIAEDEPDLTQILTEIVRNRLAVVLNPPYTLLFQSKYILKVLWELYPNHPLLLETDTKPLTDKACVEKVLFGREGANVRILNSDGSVRQAVDGEYSGYPKIYQAYVDFPRDEAGHTYQAGVFYAGDACGLGFRRGGLILDNGAGFVGHVVEE; this is translated from the coding sequence ATGCTCCTTAAATCCTTACCCGTGGCCCCCGATACCCAGCTCCGAAATCTGGGCTGGGACTGGATGATTGGCCAGGATACCCTGCCTTACCTCACCAACGAAGTCGTCCCGGTTTCGGCCGCCGAAGCCGAAGCGTACTACGAAGCGGCCAACGAATTATTCGATATGTTCGTGGCCGCCGGGCAGCACGTGATTGACAATAACCGCTTTGCCGAACTGGGAATTCCGGATAACCTCGTCGAACTTATCAAACTAACGTGGAACGATGACCGGAATATTCACCTCTACGGTCGGTTCGACCTGGCGGGTGGTATTGATGGCCAGCCCATTAAGCTCATTGAGTTCAACGCCGACACGGCCACCTGCCTGCCCGAAACGGCTGTAGTTCAGTACGCTCACCTGCGGGCCAATGGGCTCGACGAAAGTCATCAGTTCAACACGGTGTTTGAAACATTGACGAGCCAGTTTGAAGAGTTGCTCGCCCAGCACCCCGATTTACAGCCAACGCTGTTGTTGTCAGCCATGCGGGGGTTTCCCGAAGACGATACCAACGTAGCGCTCATTGGTGAAGCCGCCCGGGAAGCCGGTTTTGAAACAGAATTCGACTTCATCGACAGCGTCGAGTTTTCGGCCGATGAGGGTATTTTCTGGCAAAATCCCAAAAACGGCCAATTCGAGAAACTTGATTTCTGGTTTAAGCTTGTGCCCTGGGAATCTATCGCCGAAGACGAGCCCGACCTGACCCAAATCCTGACCGAGATTGTCCGGAATCGGCTGGCTGTTGTGCTCAATCCGCCGTATACCCTACTCTTCCAGTCGAAGTACATTCTTAAAGTGCTTTGGGAACTGTATCCCAACCACCCGCTGCTGCTGGAAACCGACACCAAACCCCTGACGGACAAAGCCTGCGTTGAAAAAGTGCTGTTCGGGCGGGAAGGAGCTAACGTACGCATCCTGAATTCGGACGGCAGCGTGCGGCAGGCCGTCGATGGTGAGTATAGCGGATACCCGAAAATTTACCAGGCCTACGTCGATTTTCCCCGCGATGAAGCCGGGCATACGTATCAGGCGGGTGTCTTTTACGCAGGTGATGCCTGCGGACTGGGGTTCCGGCGGGGCGGGTTGATTCTGGACAACGGAGCCGGTTTTGTCGGGCACGTGGTGGAAGAGTGA
- a CDS encoding DUF1104 domain-containing protein, with product MKANRNILAVLALFLSMGAFAQSQPDVHIHKAKGTLTPEERTARREAHKAKMASMTPAERKAFKQAHHDQRQARLNAMTPEQRAKVEERWKRRKEGK from the coding sequence ATGAAAGCGAACCGTAATATTCTGGCTGTACTGGCGCTATTTCTGTCCATGGGAGCCTTCGCGCAAAGCCAGCCTGACGTACACATCCATAAGGCAAAAGGTACGTTGACACCGGAAGAACGCACCGCCCGCCGGGAAGCGCACAAAGCAAAGATGGCTAGCATGACGCCCGCCGAACGGAAAGCGTTCAAGCAGGCACATCACGACCAGCGCCAGGCGCGCCTGAACGCCATGACACCCGAGCAACGGGCCAAGGTCGAAGAGCGCTGGAAGCGCCGTAAAGAAGGCAAATAG
- a CDS encoding DoxX family protein, with the protein MNTLSLYLQAILYIAAGTNHFINPKPYLALMPPYLPAHAQLVIISGIAEIVLGVGLLFPATRSLSAWGLILLLIAVFPANVFMAMSNRFRKIPAWLRWARLPLQGLLIWWAYQYT; encoded by the coding sequence ATGAACACACTAAGTCTGTACCTCCAGGCGATTCTGTACATTGCTGCAGGGACCAATCACTTCATCAATCCCAAACCGTACCTAGCGCTCATGCCGCCTTACCTGCCAGCTCATGCGCAACTGGTTATCATTAGCGGTATTGCTGAAATCGTACTGGGAGTTGGCCTGCTGTTTCCGGCTACGCGATCGCTGTCGGCCTGGGGACTTATTCTGCTGCTGATCGCAGTTTTTCCGGCCAACGTATTTATGGCGATGTCGAATCGGTTCCGGAAAATACCCGCCTGGCTTCGGTGGGCCCGATTACCGTTGCAGGGACTACTTATTTGGTGGGCCTATCAATATACATGA
- a CDS encoding RNA polymerase sigma factor — MEKAQVNDSELISLYIRGNEKAFAKLVQRHKSKLYTTIYLIVKDQYVAEDLMQDTFIKAVDTIKSGKYNEEGKFLPWIIRIAHNLAIDYFRKDKRYPSVVFEDGSSVFNTLEFAEDSVESLQIRQETHEHLRELIQRLPEQQRQVLIMRHYEEMSFQEIADATGVSINTALGRMRYALINLRKQLSKRAPSYDKNIYPR, encoded by the coding sequence ATGGAAAAAGCCCAGGTAAACGACAGTGAGCTGATTTCCCTGTACATCCGTGGTAATGAGAAGGCCTTTGCTAAACTAGTGCAGCGGCACAAATCGAAGCTTTACACCACCATCTACCTGATTGTCAAAGATCAATATGTGGCGGAAGACTTAATGCAGGACACGTTTATTAAAGCCGTGGACACCATCAAGTCGGGTAAATACAACGAGGAAGGCAAGTTTCTCCCCTGGATTATTCGGATCGCCCACAACTTGGCCATTGACTATTTCCGAAAAGATAAACGCTACCCCAGTGTGGTGTTTGAAGACGGAAGCAGTGTGTTCAATACGTTGGAGTTTGCGGAGGATTCGGTTGAGTCACTCCAGATTCGCCAGGAAACACACGAGCATTTGCGCGAGTTGATCCAGCGGTTGCCGGAGCAACAAAGGCAGGTTCTCATCATGCGGCACTACGAGGAAATGAGTTTCCAAGAGATTGCCGATGCAACCGGCGTCAGCATTAACACGGCTTTGGGACGTATGCGTTACGCTTTAATCAATTTGCGTAAACAACTAAGCAAACGTGCGCCGAGTTATGACAAAAACATTTACCCAAGATGA
- the nth gene encoding endonuclease III: MLKKERFRRFIDYFTQHYPEPKTELQFGNPYELLVAVILSAQCTDKRINQITPALFARFPEPESLAAASVDEVFTYIRSVSYPNNKAKHLVGMANALMERFEGEIPATVEALQTLPGVGRKTAHVILSVVYNEPTMAVDTHVFRVSHRLGLAPLTATTPLAVEKALMAHIPKHHVPQAHHWLILHGRYVCTARTPKCTVCDLREFCKYYEKVVSP, translated from the coding sequence ATGCTTAAGAAAGAACGCTTTCGGCGGTTCATCGATTACTTTACCCAGCATTACCCTGAGCCTAAAACGGAACTGCAGTTCGGCAACCCCTACGAACTGTTAGTCGCCGTTATTCTGTCAGCGCAGTGTACGGATAAGCGAATCAATCAGATTACGCCTGCTCTTTTCGCCCGGTTTCCGGAGCCTGAATCGCTGGCAGCAGCCTCAGTTGATGAGGTTTTCACCTACATCCGCAGCGTATCATACCCCAACAATAAGGCAAAACACCTGGTGGGTATGGCAAACGCGTTGATGGAACGGTTTGAGGGAGAGATTCCGGCCACAGTCGAAGCGCTGCAAACCCTGCCGGGGGTGGGCCGCAAAACGGCCCACGTCATTCTGTCAGTCGTTTATAACGAACCGACCATGGCGGTCGACACGCACGTCTTTCGTGTGTCGCACCGGTTGGGACTGGCCCCCTTAACAGCTACCACTCCGCTGGCGGTGGAAAAAGCCCTTATGGCGCACATTCCGAAACACCACGTGCCCCAGGCGCACCACTGGCTTATCCTGCACGGTCGCTATGTATGCACAGCCCGCACACCCAAGTGCACTGTCTGCGACCTGCGCGAGTTTTGTAAATACTACGAAAAGGTCGTAAGCCCGTAA
- a CDS encoding nucleoside-diphosphate kinase, protein MATNQTFTMIKPDAVEAGHTGAIIKMIEEAGFRIVAIKKTQLTPERAGQFYAVHRERPFYNDLRTYMSSGAIVPMILEKDNAVADFRKLIGATNPAQAEEGTIRKLFAKSLEANAIHGSDSDENAQIESNFFFAGTEQY, encoded by the coding sequence ATGGCTACGAACCAAACGTTCACCATGATTAAGCCCGATGCTGTTGAAGCGGGGCATACCGGAGCAATCATCAAGATGATCGAAGAAGCGGGTTTCCGCATCGTAGCGATCAAAAAGACGCAGCTGACGCCCGAGCGGGCGGGTCAGTTTTACGCCGTTCACCGTGAGCGGCCGTTTTACAACGACCTCCGGACCTATATGTCGTCGGGCGCCATTGTTCCGATGATCCTGGAAAAAGACAACGCCGTTGCCGATTTCCGCAAGCTGATCGGCGCAACCAACCCCGCGCAGGCTGAAGAAGGAACCATCCGGAAACTGTTCGCCAAATCGCTCGAAGCAAATGCTATCCACGGCTCTGATTCCGACGAGAACGCGCAGATCGAAAGCAATTTCTTCTTTGCCGGAACGGAACAGTACTAG
- a CDS encoding DHH family phosphoesterase — protein sequence MQDIDAIGAVIGQPQTVLITTHQNPDADAMGSSLGLAGYLRKKGHRVTVVTPTDYSQNLHWMPGNDDVIAFDEKVRVPVSRLMEEADVIFCLDFSALDRIKELAPMVRQSRARKIMIDHHLEPESFADMALWDPKAAATAELVFRLIGLLGDKELIDVPIAECLYSGLMTDTGSFRHSNTTGDVHRMAAELLDLHIDVSRIHRRIFDNVSLDKFRLLGYVLNEKLKVIPEHRFAYITLTDAELKRYRSKTGDTEGMVNYALAIEGVVAAAILIDRGDEIRLSFRSVGDFSVRDLTSTHFNGGGHRNAAGGRSRLSLADTEQKLLAVLPQYQQQLLATV from the coding sequence ATGCAAGACATTGATGCAATTGGCGCGGTTATTGGGCAACCCCAGACTGTGCTGATTACCACCCACCAAAACCCCGATGCCGACGCGATGGGGTCGTCGCTGGGACTGGCGGGCTACCTCCGCAAAAAGGGTCATCGCGTTACGGTTGTAACGCCGACGGACTACTCGCAAAACCTGCACTGGATGCCGGGAAATGACGATGTCATTGCCTTTGACGAGAAAGTGAGGGTACCCGTAAGTCGGTTGATGGAAGAAGCCGACGTTATTTTCTGCCTCGATTTTTCGGCCCTCGACCGGATCAAGGAACTGGCGCCCATGGTGCGGCAATCCCGCGCCCGCAAGATCATGATCGATCACCACCTCGAACCCGAATCGTTTGCTGATATGGCCCTCTGGGACCCGAAGGCAGCAGCCACGGCCGAGCTGGTATTCCGATTGATTGGTCTGCTGGGCGACAAAGAGCTGATTGATGTACCCATTGCCGAGTGTCTGTACTCAGGTCTGATGACCGATACGGGTTCGTTCCGCCATTCGAACACGACCGGCGACGTTCACCGCATGGCGGCTGAGTTGCTCGACCTGCATATCGACGTGAGCCGCATTCACCGGCGCATATTCGATAACGTGTCGCTCGACAAGTTCAGGCTGCTGGGCTATGTACTGAACGAAAAACTGAAAGTAATACCCGAACACCGCTTTGCCTACATTACCCTGACCGATGCTGAACTGAAACGTTACCGGTCGAAAACGGGCGACACCGAAGGTATGGTCAACTACGCGCTCGCAATTGAAGGCGTCGTGGCCGCAGCCATTCTGATTGACCGGGGCGATGAGATCCGGTTGTCGTTCCGGTCGGTGGGCGATTTCTCGGTGCGGGATTTAACGAGTACCCATTTTAACGGCGGTGGCCATCGCAACGCAGCTGGCGGTCGATCCAGACTGTCGCTGGCTGATACGGAACAGAAGCTGTTAGCCGTTTTACCTCAATACCAGCAGCAGTTGCTGGCAACGGTATAG